A genomic segment from Gadus morhua chromosome 4, gadMor3.0, whole genome shotgun sequence encodes:
- the LOC115542354 gene encoding zinc finger protein 239-like, whose protein sequence is MSSHSGELRILSVYGQGESPLAVDVHNTLFAASELEALSSLSADHSVAKSLNCSVRLVRLEELTGHRGGRKGRPGVLCGKVIPNNANMIVHKRTHSGEKPYKCDQCMKCFRQKGPLKRHMRNHSGEKPYRCDQCTKCFSLKGTLKRHMVTHSGEKPYKCDQCTKRFSRTSHLKIHMRTHSGEKPYKCDQCTKGFLLKGSLKSHMRTHSGEKPYKCDQCTKRFSQKSHLNGHMLTHSGEKPYKCDQCTKRFIRSYRLRIHMRTHSGEKPCVCLQCNASYCGPSSLRVHMLKHTLSHMRTHSGEKPYKCDQCTRHFSRKGHLKIHMRTHSGEKPCVCLQCNASYSDPSSLRVHMLKHTLTRGNGTL, encoded by the coding sequence atgtcaagtcacagcggggagctgcgcATCCTGAGCGTTTATGGACAAGGGGAgagcccactggcggtggacgtcCATAACACCCTTTTTGCCGCGTCAGAActggaggccttgagctcgctgtccgctgaccacagcgtggccaagagcctgaactgcagTGTGCGGCTcgtccgccttgaggagctgactgggcatcggGGCGGCCGCAAGGGACGGCCTGGTGTCTTGTGTGGAAAGGTTATTCCCAACAATGCCAATATGATCGTCCACaagaggactcactccggggagaagccctacaagtgtgaccaatgcatgaagtgcttccGTCAGAAAGGCCCCCTGAAGCGCCACATGAGGAATCACTCCGGGGAGAaaccctacaggtgtgaccaatgcacgaagtgcttcagtctgaaaggcaccctgaagcgccacatggtgactcactctggggagaaaccctacaagtgtgaccaatgcacgaagcgcttcagtcggacaagccacctgaagatccacatgaggactcactccggtgagaagccctacaagtgtgaccaatgcacgaagggCTTCCTTCTGAAAGGCtccctgaagagccacatgaggactcactccggtgagaagccctacaagtgtgaccaatgcacgaagcgcttcagtcagaaaaGCCACCTGAATGGCCACATGCTGACTCACTctggcgagaagccctacaagtgtgaccaatgcacgaagcgcttcattCGGTCATACCGCCTGaggatccacatgaggactcactctggggagaagccctgcgtgtgtctgcagtgcaacGCCAGCTACTGCGGCCCAAGCAGTTtgcgtgtgcacatgctcaagcacactttgagccacatgaggactcactccggtgagaagccctacaagtgtgaccaatgcacgaggCACTTCAGTCGGAAAGgccacctgaagatccacatgaggactcactctggggagaagccctgcgtgtgtctgcagtgcaacgccagctacagcgacccaagcagtttgcgtgtgcacatgctcaagcacacTTTGACACGGGGTAACGGGACGCTTTGA